The Medicago truncatula cultivar Jemalong A17 chromosome 4, MtrunA17r5.0-ANR, whole genome shotgun sequence genome includes a region encoding these proteins:
- the LOC120580267 gene encoding SKP1-like protein 1B, with product MLKSGKIVALLQGNVARLNGSAFGLPLENLWHDAGGTWKTDGLEYRKKVSSSKEKKSGEDVSKAAVAAVSSEEKEVSKENELEKWDAEFIKVDNVTLFELVLAANYLDIKNLLELTCKTVGEIMHGKTSEQIRQTYKIVNDFSPEEEEEIRKENQWAFE from the coding sequence ATGTTGAagtctggaaaaatcgtggcacttTTGCagggcaacgtggcacgattgaaTGGTTCAGCTTTTGGGTTGCCACTGGAAAATTTGTGGCACGATGCAGGAGGAACGTGGAAGACGGATGGTCTTGAGTATCGTAAGAAAGTTTCGAGttctaaagaaaagaaatccGGTGAAGATGTTTCTAAGGCTGCTGTTGCTGCTGTGAGTTCTGAAGAGAAAGAAGTGAGTAAGGAGAATGAGCTGGAGAAGTGGGATGCTGAATTTATTAAGGTTGATAACGTTACGCTCTTTGAACTCGTTCTTGCTGCAAACTATTTGGACATCAAGAACTTGCTGGAGCTTACTTGCAAGACAGTAGGCGAGATTATGCATGGTAAGACATCGGAGCAGATTCGCCAGACTTACAAGATTGTGAATGACTTCTCTCCtgaggaagaggaagaaatcCGAAAGGAAAATCAATGGGCTTTTGAATGA